The genomic window CGCGCGCTACGTGGAGCGGCCGGGACGCACCTCCCCGCCCTATCCGGGGCATGACATGAAACCGGGCCAGAAACTCCGCGAGGACTGGTTCCCGATCCTCTACACAGCCTGAACGGGATATATCCGATGAGCGCCCAGCGCCCCGCCGCCACCCCGACCCTGCTGCTCGACGACGAGAAGGTCCGTATCACCCGATGGGATTTCGCGCCCGGCGCCGAGACGGGACACCACGTCCATGGCATGGACTATGTCGTCGTCCCGATGACCAATCTCACCCTGCAGCTCGAAGAGCCGGGGGGCTCGCGCACGGTCACCACGCCGGCCGGCGCCGCCTACCGCCGCGATGCCGGGGTCGAGCACAATGTGATCAACGGCGGCGATACGCCGATGTCCTTCATCGAGATCGAATACAAGTAAGATGACGTCCGAGAATCGGAACTACGACCATTTCCTGACGCCCGACGAGGAAGAAGAGCTCGTCGCCTTCCGTCACGAGCTTCACCGTCATCCGGAGCTGTCCGGCGAAGAGGAGAAAACCGCCGCGCGGGTGGTCGAGTTCGTCGGCAGGCGCGGCCCCGACAAGGTGCTGACCGGCCTCGGCGGCCACGGCGTCGCGGTAATCTTCGAGGGCGCGGAGCCCGGCCCGACGCTGCTGGTGCGCTCCGAACTCGATGCGCTGCCGATCCAGGAACTCTCCGGTCTCGACTACAGCTCCGAAACCCCGGGCAAGGCCCATCTCTGCGGCCATGACGGACACACCACGACGGTTGCCGCCCTTGCCTACGGGTTGGAAAAGCAGCGGCCGGCAAAGGGCCGCGTCGTCCTGATGTTCCAGCCGGCGGAGGAGACCGGCGCCGGCTCGGCCGCCGTGATCGCCGATCCGCGTTACGGCGAGATCCGGCCCGACATGGCGATCTCCCTGCACAATATGCCGGGCGCCCCGATCGGCCACGCGACGCTCGCCCCCGGCATCGTCTGCTGTGCCTCGCGCGGCATGGAGGTGCGGCTCACCGGCAGGACGGCCCATGCCTCTCAACCGGAAACAGGTATCTCGCCGATGGCGGCGCTCTCCGCCCTGATGCCGGCCCTGACCGCGCTCGGCGGCGGCGACGTGAAGGGCGAGCGCTTCTCCATGGCGACGGTGACCCACGCCTCGATGGGCGAGCCGGCCTACGGCGTCGCACCCGGCGCCGGCCGGTTGATGGCCACACTGCGCACCAGGTCGGACGGCGAGATGGCGGCGCTGGTCGCCGCGGCCGAGGACCTGGTGGAGCGGGCCGCGAAGGAATCCGGCCTGAGGTTCGAGATTTCCTACGACGACATCTTCGATGCCTCGGAGAATCATCCGGACGCGGTCCGCCTCCTCGAGGAAGCGCTCGACGCGCGCGGTGTCACCCACGACGCAGGCGACCTGCCGTTCCGCGGCTCCGAGGATTTCGGCCGTTTCGGTCAGGGCTCCAAAGGCGCGATGTTCTTCCTCGGCGCCGGCGAGGGCCGCCCGCATGTCCACAACCCGGACTATGTCTTTCCGGACGAGCTGATCGGTATCGGCTCCGGCGTCTTCATGCACGCGATCAGGAGCTATCTCGGCTGAGCCGGCGCGGCCAGAGCGTGAAGATGGACCCCGAAATCACAATTAGGTCACGGGGCGCTTGAGCGATTAGAATAAATTGAACCCAAGATGACCCGAGGAGAGGCGATGGCCGAGCCAAGGGGCGAAAATTTCCTATTCAACCTGCGCGAACTCGGCGGCGCGCTTGGAGATCTCGGCACGCTCCTGCCACTGATGCTGGGGGCGATCGCCGTGGTCGGTCTGGCGCCCGCTCCGGTATTGCTCGGGTTCGCCGTCTTCTACATCGCCACGGCGCTCTATTACCGCCTGCCGATCCCGGTCCAGCCGATGAAGGCCGTGGCGGCGGTCATGCTGACAACCGGGATCGCCCCCTCAAGTCTCGCAATAAGCGGCGTCCTGATCGGCGCCACCCTGCTTGTGCTCGGCGCGACGGGATGGATCGCGCGGCTCGCCCGCCTCGTGCCCCAATCCGTACTCGCCGGACTGCAGCTCGGCCTCGGTCTGGCACTTGCGCTTGTCAGCCTGGAGCTGATGGCCAGCGCGCCGCTACTCGCGCTGGCGACGCTGGTCCTCCTCGTCGGATTCCTGTTCGCGCCGCGCTATCCCGCCGCCCTGATCGGCCTCGCCGCAGCGATTGCATTGGCGCAGATATTCGACATTCCCGGAACGCGGTTCGGAACGCTCGCAGCAGCGAGTTTCCAGATCCCGCCGCTGCCGTCACCAGCGGAACTGCAACAGGCCTTGTCACTCTACGTATTGCCGCAGCTTGCGCTGACCTTCACCAATGCCGTCCTGCTCACCGCGCTTGTCGCGGGAGATTATTTCGGCGACCGCGCGTCCCATGTCACCCCGGCCAAGCTGTCGATAACGAGCGGCCTCGCAAATCTGGCGCTCACCCCCTTCGGCGCGCTGCCCATGTGCCACGGCGCCGGCGGCCTCGCAGCGCATTATCGTTTCGGTGCCCGAAGCGGCACCGCGCCGCTGGCCCTCGGCATGGCATTGCTCGTCGTTGCACTGCTTCCTGACGGACTCGGGCTGACGGCACTCGCCGCCATCCCCGCCGCCGGGCTGGGCGCGCTCATGCTGATGGCGTCGGGCGAGTTCGCGTTCTCGAAACGCCTGTTCGACAGCAGGCCCTCCTGCTGGCCGGTGATTGCGATCACGGCGGGTTTCACCGTCTGGACGGATCCGTTTTGGGGTCTCGTATCCGGCTCTGCGGCGGAACTGGTGCGAATGGCGGTCCTGCGCCTGCTCCTGCAGCGCAACGCGAAGATCTGATACCCGCGGGCCCGCTACCGACTAAACGCCATAGATCTTTCCCGCCCGCTCGGTCACCCAGGCCATCATGTCGCGCCAGGGGCCGGGGCCGTAGCTGATGCGGGCGACGCCGAGCGCTGCCAGCTCCTCCGGTTCCGGAACGCCCGGCATGATCAGGATGTTGAGCGGCAGCTCGACAGCCTCAACCGCCTGCTCGATCAGCTCCGGCGTCTTCAGGCCTGGCATGAAGATCCCACTGGCACCGGCGTCCGTATAGGCCCTCGCGCGGGCGAGCGCTTCGCCGATCAGGGCCGGATGGTTGGCCGGCTCCCGGTCCTTCAGGAAAAGGTCCGTGCGGGCATTGATGAAGAAGGGCAGGCCCGCATCCTCGGCGGCGGCCCGCGCGGCTCCGATCCGCGCCGCCTGTTCGGCGACCGGATACAGCCCGGTTCCACCGACTTTCTGATCCTCGAAATTCACCCCGACGGCACCGGCCGCGATCATCCGCGCAATGTTCTTGCCAACACCTGTCGGGCCGGTCGCATAGGCGCCTTCGAAATCGACGCTGAGCGGCAGTTCCGAGGTTGCCGTGATCCGCCGCACGATCGTTTCCAGCAGATCGAGCGGAAGCGCCTCGCCGTCGCCATAGCCCTGTGCGCCCGCGACGGACCAGCTTCCTGTCGCCAGCGCCTTCGCGCCGGCATCGGCGACCGCCTTGGCGCTGCCCGCATCCCAGATATTGAAAAGAACGACCGGATCGCCCTTACGGTGCAGATCCGCGAAGGCCCTGGCCTTGTCCGCTTGCGACATGTGTTTCTCTCCCAACCTGTCTTGCATAGCTTTCTTCCAGATCAATCAGCTTGCGCTTGCGCCAGAGCCCGCCGCCATAGCCGGTGAGCGAACCGTCCGCGCCGATCACCCGATGGCACGGAATGGCGATGGCGATCTGGTTCGCTCCGTTGGCGCGGGCGACGGCACGGGTCGCGCTCGGCCGTCCGATGGCACGTGCGAGGTCGCCATAGCTCCGCGTCTCGCCCGCCGGAATCCGCTGCAGCTCCAGCCAGACCTCGCGGGTGAAGGGCGAGCCGTGATAGGCGAGCGGCGTCTCGAAGCGCGCTCCCCTGCCGGCGAAATAGGCATCCAGCTCGGCGGCGATCTGCTCGGTCGGCGGCAGCCGTCCGATGCCGATGCCGCCTGGCGCCGCTTCCCGCAGCTTCTTCAGCTCCCGCGGGAGGGCCTTGCGGTCGACGAATTCGAGCAGATGGAGATGCGTGCGGTCGCTGACCGCGACCAGTGCGCCGATCGGACTGTCGATCCAGTCCGCCTTCAGCAGCTCGCCGCCAGTGAAGCTTTGCGGCGACTGGCCGAGCAGACGGGCGAAGGCCGCGCGGAAACCGCTCGGCGAGTCGAACCCGGCATCGAGCTGGGCATCGATCACCCGCCCGCCGCCCGAGAGCGTGACGAAACCGTCGCGCAGCCGGCTGAGCCGCGCCATCTCGAGGAAGGTCATGCCGAACTGGCGCTTGAAGCTCCGCCGCACGGTCGAGGGATCGAGCCCAAGCGCGATGATGTCGCCCTCGGTCCAGCGCCGCTCCGGCTCCGCCTGGAAGGCCGCCATCAGCTTCATCACAGCCGGATCGCCCTCCGCAGCCTTGGCGAGCGGTCGGCAACGCTTGCAGGGCCGGAACCCGGCCTCGATGCATTCGCCGACCGTGGCGAAGAATCGACAGTTCTCGGATTTCGGATTGCGGGCCGGACAGACCAGCCGGCAGAAGATCCCGGTCGAGGTCACGGCAACATAGACCCGCCCCTCGAAGGCCGGGTCACGGCGCTCAAGGGCGGCGTAGAGTGTGTCATGGTCGTATGTGTCGTACAGCATGACCAACGCCTAGCAGATCGCCCGGGGCCCGTACGCCGATTTTCGGGCGGGGATATTTCCAGATCGTCATCCCGACGGAGGTCGGGACCCGGGGATGACAGGCAGCGCTCTACGATGCCCTGGGTCCCGGCCTGCGCCGGGATGACGACGATTATTCAGATCTCAATATAGCCCGAGAGATACCGCGCGGCCTTGCCGGCCATCTCGACGCGGTCGCCCTTCAGGCTGCATTTCAGTTCGCCGCCGCGGGCCGAGATCTGGCGGCCGAGCAGCTCCTTCTTGCCGAGCCGTTCCGCCCAGTAGGGGATCAGCAGGCAATGGTTCGAGCCGGTGACCGGATCT from Nisaea sediminum includes these protein-coding regions:
- a CDS encoding cupin domain-containing protein gives rise to the protein MSAQRPAATPTLLLDDEKVRITRWDFAPGAETGHHVHGMDYVVVPMTNLTLQLEEPGGSRTVTTPAGAAYRRDAGVEHNVINGGDTPMSFIEIEYK
- a CDS encoding amidohydrolase — translated: MTSENRNYDHFLTPDEEEELVAFRHELHRHPELSGEEEKTAARVVEFVGRRGPDKVLTGLGGHGVAVIFEGAEPGPTLLVRSELDALPIQELSGLDYSSETPGKAHLCGHDGHTTTVAALAYGLEKQRPAKGRVVLMFQPAEETGAGSAAVIADPRYGEIRPDMAISLHNMPGAPIGHATLAPGIVCCASRGMEVRLTGRTAHASQPETGISPMAALSALMPALTALGGGDVKGERFSMATVTHASMGEPAYGVAPGAGRLMATLRTRSDGEMAALVAAAEDLVERAAKESGLRFEISYDDIFDASENHPDAVRLLEEALDARGVTHDAGDLPFRGSEDFGRFGQGSKGAMFFLGAGEGRPHVHNPDYVFPDELIGIGSGVFMHAIRSYLG
- a CDS encoding putative sulfate/molybdate transporter; amino-acid sequence: MAEPRGENFLFNLRELGGALGDLGTLLPLMLGAIAVVGLAPAPVLLGFAVFYIATALYYRLPIPVQPMKAVAAVMLTTGIAPSSLAISGVLIGATLLVLGATGWIARLARLVPQSVLAGLQLGLGLALALVSLELMASAPLLALATLVLLVGFLFAPRYPAALIGLAAAIALAQIFDIPGTRFGTLAAASFQIPPLPSPAELQQALSLYVLPQLALTFTNAVLLTALVAGDYFGDRASHVTPAKLSITSGLANLALTPFGALPMCHGAGGLAAHYRFGARSGTAPLALGMALLVVALLPDGLGLTALAAIPAAGLGALMLMASGEFAFSKRLFDSRPSCWPVIAITAGFTVWTDPFWGLVSGSAAELVRMAVLRLLLQRNAKI
- a CDS encoding isocitrate lyase/PEP mutase family protein, whose protein sequence is MSQADKARAFADLHRKGDPVVLFNIWDAGSAKAVADAGAKALATGSWSVAGAQGYGDGEALPLDLLETIVRRITATSELPLSVDFEGAYATGPTGVGKNIARMIAAGAVGVNFEDQKVGGTGLYPVAEQAARIGAARAAAEDAGLPFFINARTDLFLKDREPANHPALIGEALARARAYTDAGASGIFMPGLKTPELIEQAVEAVELPLNILIMPGVPEPEELAALGVARISYGPGPWRDMMAWVTERAGKIYGV
- a CDS encoding bifunctional transcriptional activator/DNA repair enzyme AdaA translates to MLYDTYDHDTLYAALERRDPAFEGRVYVAVTSTGIFCRLVCPARNPKSENCRFFATVGECIEAGFRPCKRCRPLAKAAEGDPAVMKLMAAFQAEPERRWTEGDIIALGLDPSTVRRSFKRQFGMTFLEMARLSRLRDGFVTLSGGGRVIDAQLDAGFDSPSGFRAAFARLLGQSPQSFTGGELLKADWIDSPIGALVAVSDRTHLHLLEFVDRKALPRELKKLREAAPGGIGIGRLPPTEQIAAELDAYFAGRGARFETPLAYHGSPFTREVWLELQRIPAGETRSYGDLARAIGRPSATRAVARANGANQIAIAIPCHRVIGADGSLTGYGGGLWRKRKLIDLEESYARQVGRETHVASGQGQGLRGSAP